The sequence below is a genomic window from Humulus lupulus chromosome 3, drHumLupu1.1, whole genome shotgun sequence.
ACATAcacttattttaattataataacaatagttatattttttttttgagtgaAATTCATAGAATTTTATTGGGCAAACAGCCAAGATAAAGCAAAAACATCAAACATAAAGAGTTTTAAGGCCACAGACATGAAGGCAAACCAGGCCACCAAACTCTAGGAGAATCAAGAGATAATGCAAGTTTTGCTAAGGAATGAGTTGTAGAATTACTAGCTCTATTACAATGACCAATGGAAATAGACGAGAAAGAGCTCCATGCTTGATAAATGTCTTGGAGAACAATGCCATATTCTGAATTGTTAGCCTCCTTACGGGCAATGCTTTGGCAAACACGAAGACAGTCTGTACTAATCCGAATACGAAGGAAGCCAAGGCGAATACAGAGTAGCATCCCTTGAAGGGCAGCAGCTGCTTTAGCGACATGAGGCGCTAATGATGCCGTCAATGGAGTTGCAGCAGAGCAACGAACAATCCCCAAGCTATCAACCACACCGCCCCCATACCCACCATCCCTTTATCAACATCTAAACCAGCATCTACATGAACACTCATCTCTCCATCAGCCAAGGGAACCACTTGCGCAGCAGTAGGATGCGTAGAGGACCCACCACCACCTTCCTCAGTTCGGGTTTGGTTTTGTGCCTCTTGATAACGCCACAGAAAATTCAGAGCCCAAGGACCCACCATATCGTCATCAAGAAGCTTATTATCATGAACAAATTGGTTACGACGATACCAAATTCTCCAACACAACACCAAAAATTCCTCCACCTCTTTTTTCTCAAGAATCTTCATACACCCAATAAGAACTTCATAGAAAGAGGAAGCACTTCCCAACGGTTCCAAGCCTTTTACAAGCCATAATAGTTGTTATATTTGGTTGGAAGACTTTCCACTTGTACTTCCTTGTCCTTATCAATAAGTATTAGGTGATTcgtcaaaaaataaaaaataatataataataattattgttATAGTAATCATATTTTGCCTACATTGTATTTGTTATTTTATACTTGTTATTGTTATTGGTTATTCTGGCTTTGTTTATTGGAGTTTTATCAAAATATCATTATAGAGCCTAGATCAAATGGTAACACCTTCAAAGAGTTTTTTGATTCTTTGCTCTTTCCAAATTTTATATTGAAAGACTTTTATGAACaatgtaagtttttattattattatttagtagCAGATTCacttttatttgtttattgtgtatgtTACTATTCTATCCGCAAATAATAGATGTTATCCTTCTAGGTAGCTAATTCG
It includes:
- the LOC133823795 gene encoding uncharacterized protein LOC133823795; this encodes MKILEKKEVEEFLVLCWRIWYRRNQFVHDNKLLDDDMVGPWALNFLWRYQEAQNQTRTEEGGGGSSTHPTAAQVVPLADGEMSVHVDAGLDVDKGMVAPHVAKAAAALQGMLLCIRLGFLRIRISTDCLRVCQSIARKEANNSEYGIVLQDIYQAWSSFSSISIGHCNRASNSTTHSLAKLALSLDSPRVWWPGLPSCLWP